Sequence from the Bacillus thuringiensis genome:
TTCAACATCTCCCTGTTTAATTTCTTGTTTTTGCTTACCGCCTAAAATTTCAACTGCATTCGTTAATGCTTGTGGAAGCGGGATTCCCATTTCCCCTGCATTTTCTAAAAGAGATAACAACTCATTGCTGATAAAGAAAAAGATTGTTTCTTCACGAATAGCGTTGTTTGTTCCTATAATCGCATCAGCTTGAGTAGCGGCTGCAACCAAAAGAAAAAGCATCACCTTTTTGACGATGCCTTTGAAACCAACTTTACTTTTTAACTCCCCGTTAAATCCTGCTGCAAGTACTCCTGTCAAATAATCGATAGCTACCATGATAACTAGAACTTTCAATGTTGTATCCCATCCTCCCAAAAAGTACCCGCAAAAAACTCCGAAGGTAGCTATAAATGTTTTCATTAATACATGAATATGATCCATCTTTTCACTCCTTTTCTAAAAATAAAAAAGCATGCTATAAGCACGCTTCATTTTGTTATACAACCCGTATTTTATTCAGAATGGTTTTACTTTTATCTATTTTCCTCATAATGTTTTATTCTACTGTCTTTTTTGTTATCGTTTAATATTAATTACACTATATTTTAAAATATAGAATCCAAATTCATTTAAAGATATTCATTATCTCTTAAATTAGAAAGTAGGTATAAATATGGAAGAAATAATTAACCTGTCCTTAGTTCTCTTTTTCTTTCTTCTA
This genomic interval carries:
- a CDS encoding phage holin family protein, translating into MDHIHVLMKTFIATFGVFCGYFLGGWDTTLKVLVIMVAIDYLTGVLAAGFNGELKSKVGFKGIVKKVMLFLLVAAATQADAIIGTNNAIREETIFFFISNELLSLLENAGEMGIPLPQALTNAVEILGGKQKQEIKQGDVE